TTAATTTATTAATTCTGAATTTAGGATGTGTAGGTTTGCAAAAGAATTATCCAGAAAGAAAATACTATGTCTTCGATGTAACGCCATCAAACAATTACAATGAGAGTTCTAAGCATTCGGTTCTTGAAATTCGTAATTTTCGAGTTTCGCCTGCTTACTATGGAAATGAATTTGTGTACCGTGTAAGTGGCGATGGTTACGAGTCTGACTTTTATAACCAATTTTTTAAGTCACCTGCTTCACTTATAACCCAAGAAGCATTTAAATGGTTTTCACAAGCTAGCGCGTTTAAATATGTGGTCGTCGCACCCAGTGAAGTACCACCCGATTATATATTAGATGGATATATCAATAGCATATATGGCGATTATAGTGACACGGGGTTACCGAAGGCTGTACTGTCAGCCCAGCTCTTTTTGATTAAAGAAGATTCTGGTAAGAATAGCATTGTTTTTAATAAAAGTTACCAGAAAGTTGTCGATATTACTTCTCAATCCCCAACAGCGTTAGTTAATGGATGGAATGAAGCCCTGAATCAAACCTTGACTGAATTAGAAAGTGATCTCAGTAAGCTAAATTTAGAAGCTTCGCAATAGGATCATCCCATGTTCCTCTCGAAATGATAATAATCAACAGGCCTATAGCAAAGGGTATTTCATTCTGTTACTTGGTTAATGGATAGAGGTGTTAATTTGAGGTTATTAGGATATGAGACGTGTGGTGTTGAATAAATAAAAAATTTTGTGCCCGAAGGCGATTCAGCGTTTGTTGAATGTACAAACGTATTCATAAATCATACGGTTTGAACCGGGACTAATCTGTTCCCATTTATTTGCATCCCCTGTGAATATATAACCGTCGAGATATTTGTCCTCAGGGCTAAAAAAGGAGATACTGCCTTTTACGTAATATTCGTTGTCACAATCAAAATAGCCAATAATCTGTACTGTACCAATATTCCTTAATGATTTTCCTCTGGTATAGATCCGTTTCTCTTTATAACTTCTAATGCCATTTGTTATTCCAATTTCATCTGTATCTATATAATATGAGATTTCTATACCATCAGGAGTGGAAACTGATGTAATAAATTCCCAGTTGATTGAATACCCAGGGACTACACCGATAAGCAGGGTCAAGATTGCGAATATTGTGGGTTTCATTTTATAAGATCCTTAAAAACGTAAGTTTAGTAATTTAACGTATTTTGTCTAATCAAATTCTTTAATTTTATAAGATTAAACAGAACTTACAAATCAATGAAACCCTTTCTAGCAAGGGAAATGTATTGGTACCAAACTATGGGTATGTCATGCTCGTGCAAGGAACCCTGAGTCCTGAGTTCATCGAAGCCTGTCCTGAACCTGGTCGAAGGGGATCGACGAGGACGAAGTAATCTAAAACAGGTAAAAAAAGAGGAGATTGCCTCAAAGTAAAATTCCTCCAAATGACGCAATGGGACCAAGCCTGG
The Thermodesulfobacteriota bacterium genome window above contains:
- a CDS encoding ABC-type transport auxiliary lipoprotein family protein, giving the protein MILKHYGYIWLIVFNLLILNLGCVGLQKNYPERKYYVFDVTPSNNYNESSKHSVLEIRNFRVSPAYYGNEFVYRVSGDGYESDFYNQFFKSPASLITQEAFKWFSQASAFKYVVVAPSEVPPDYILDGYINSIYGDYSDTGLPKAVLSAQLFLIKEDSGKNSIVFNKSYQKVVDITSQSPTALVNGWNEALNQTLTELESDLSKLNLEASQ